A genomic region of Botrytis cinerea B05.10 chromosome 9, complete sequence contains the following coding sequences:
- the Bctre1 gene encoding Bctre1, translated as MTSPLRKHRTSSVSSEIDPFAAAHVYYSNDTNQKSFRQARTRTYSSNQGIFSTPISGLEKPKRRGSHDDIGDHGRKFLIQVDSTLEALRKQEDTDDNHQITIEDVGPKSLPLGTATSNGFRRYDIRGTYMLSNLLQELTLAKENGREQIILDESRLNENPVNRLSRLIQGSFWDGLTRRIDGSVIEIAGRDPKDWTDDPRPRIYIPRGAPEQHAYYTKVATDRPEVRLDVCWLPEKITPEVVRDMNSKPGLLAVAMEEVIDPSTGEKTLKGLPFVVPGGRFNELYGWDSYMESLGLIVNDKVHLAKSMVQNFCFCIEHYGKILNATRSYYLCRSQPPFLTDMALRVFDKIKHEPGSLDFLKTAILAAIKEYHSVWTAEPRYDPVTGLSRYRPEGLGVPPETEASHFEHLLAPYAEKYNMTFKEFVDAYNNGRVVEKELDDYFLHDRAVRESGHDTSYRLERVCADLATIDLNSLLYKYEKDIAYTIRTFFQDKLEVPAEFCVGDMTPGQLQTSSMWDRRARGRKLAIDKYLWNKEKGMYFDYNTLKKEQCTYESATTFWAMWAGVASPQQAASLVTNALPKFEAAGGLLSGTEESRGAVGLDRPNRQWDYPYGWAPQQMLAWTGLLRYNYQEDAERLAYKWLFMITTAFVDFNGVVVEKYDVTRVVDPHKVDAEYGNQGSDFKGVAKEGFGWVNASYVYGLQIINAHMRRTLGTLTPWDQYNKAMNL; from the exons ATGACCTCGCCATTGCGAAAGCACCGTACCTCTAGTGTTTCCAGTGAAATCGATCCATTCGCTGCGGCACATGTTTACTACAGCAATGacacaaatcaaaaatcatttcGACAAGCCCGAACCCGTACATACTCGTCA AATCAGGGTATCTTCTCCACACCCATCTCAGGGTTGGAAAAGCCCAAGAGGAGAGGCAGCCATG ATGATATTGGAGATCATGGACGCAAATTTCTAATACAAGTTGACTCGACATTGGAAGCCCTTCGAAAACAGGAAGACACAGATGACAACCACCAAATTACAATTGAAGACGTAGGACCAAAG TCACTTCCTCTCGGAACCGCTACCTCGAACGGATTTAGAAGATACGACATTCGCGGGACTTATATGCTATCAAATCTTTTACAGGAGTTGACTTTAGCAAAGGAAAATGGCAGAGAACAAATTATCTTGGACGAATCTCGCCTCAACGAGAATCCTGTCAATCGCCTCTCAAGATTGATTCAGGGCTCATTCTGGGATGGCCTGACTCGTAGAATCGATGGCTCGGTGATTGAAATTGCTGGGCGTGATCCTAAGGATTGGACCGACGATCCCCGTCCACGTATCTACATACCACGGGGTGCACCTGAACAGCATGCATACTATACCAAAGTGGCAACTGATAGACCTGAAGTTCGCCTAGACGTTTGCTGGCTACCTGAGAAAATTACACCAGAAGTTGTTCGTGATATGAACTCTAAGCCTGGTCTTTTAGCTGTTGCGATGGAGGAAGTTATAGATCCGTCGACAGGCGAGAAGACTCTCAAGGGGTTACCATTCGTAGTACCAGGGGGTAGATTTAACGAACTTTATGGATGGGACAGCTATATGGAATCACTCGGTTTGATTGTCAACGACAAGGTCCACTTGGCCAAGTCGATGGTACAGAACTTCTGCTTTTGCATTGAACATTACGGAAAGATCCTCAATGCCACTAGGTCATACTATTTATGTCGTTCCCAACCACCTTTCTTAACAGACATGGCACTTCGAGTTTTTGACAAGATCAAGCACGAGCCGGGATCATTGGATTTTCTAAAGACAGCTATCCTTGCTGCCATCAAGGAATACCATAGTGTGTGGACGGCAGAGCCAAGATACGATCCTGTCACAGGTCTATCAAGATATCGACCTGAAGGTCTTGGTGTACCTCCAGAGACCGAAGCGTCACATTTCGAACATTTGTTGGCACCTTATGCTGAGAAATACAACATGACCTTCAAAGAATTTGTTGATGCTTACAACAATGGAAGAGTCGTGGAAAAGGAGTTGGACGATTACTTCTTACACGATCGAGCAGTTCGTGAATCAGGTCACGACACATCCTACCGTTTGGAAAGGGTTTGCGCAGATCTTGCAACAATTGATcttaattctcttctttataAGTATGAAAAGGATATCGCATATACCATTCGTACATTTTTCCAAGACAAACTTGAGGTTCCAGCCGAGTTTTGTGTAGGCGATATGACGCCCGGTCAGCTGCAAACCTCCTCGATGTGGGACCGAAGAGCTAGAGGTCGCAAGTTGGCCATTGATAAATATCTCTGGAATAAAGAGAAGGGCATGTACTTCGACTACAACACCCTGAAGAAAGAGCAGTGCACATATGAGAGTGCTACTACCTTCTGGGCGATGTGGGCAGGTGTTGCTTCGCCACAGCAAGCTGCCAGTCTCGTCACTAACGCTCTTCCTAAGTTTGAAGCTGCAGGAGGGTTACTGTCTGGAACTGAAGAGTCTCGTGGTGCAGTTGGATTAGACCGACCAAATCGTCAATGGGATTACCCATATGGTTGGGCTCCACAGCAAATGCTAGCTTGGACGGGACTACTACGATACAATTATCAGGAAGATGCTGAGCGACTCGCCTACAAATGGTTGTTCATGATTACAACAGCGTTTGTTGACTTCAATGGGGTGGTGGTTGAAAAATACGATGTGACCAGAGTAGTTGATCCTCACAAGGTTGATGCAGAATATGGCAATCAAGGGTCTGATTTCAAGGGAGTCGCTAAAGAAGG TTTTGGATGGGTTAATGCTAGTTATGTTTACGgacttcaaatcatcaatgcACATATGCGACGAACCCTAGGAACACTTACTCCTTGGGATCAGTACAATAAGGCCATGAACCTATGA
- the Bcprp24 gene encoding Bcprp24 — protein sequence MEQSPVGEEEWLALVDEASRNARDLEQRIKVVELYDRAIRAEPWSNPLWLARCDWVLSLYTDCRDPDAGWPEDERLVGQELFTLQTAQDLWQEGTAATQFRLNDSHELWNRWITIELELLAKTPTREQVERVRKIFFDRLQIPHAKWDETSQMFSTFLTKYDEPSYESTMVQVTQMGSTARYLYEQREQHELKLQQAVAAGDKEHIASVMKEYLEWETFQTLTKPKKGLPQSPQILVIALYERALASTTLGRDPATWEDYIAFVQQSYVVNPDAQLGSPLYIVQRATAHCPWSGSLWARYILFAETQNWDFSSIEDIKHAATSTGVLDREETMDEVIEVYTAWCGYLRRNTIGKALEDEAFDVADAGLPGSLEAVQDWGRRLHKREYTDPSFRIERIMIQYLTQKGSIEEAREFWKRLAHTHQKSYVFWQQYYSWEMSVRYLNESSSLPSMVLSRALRTKDLDWPEAIMELYISHCNNYEDAHTLLAAKDLVRRQFQLVTKRREKLAIEQAELYAAQQQQQIVSPEATDEDSPGNSKRKREPTSEDTTDGNTHKKIKNEQSTADAEVLRQQHLTRDRENTTVIVTNLPPEVTQTKVRQYFKEYGHINSLTLKTEADKLSSTCLIEFRSNDDVQSAFLRDGKFFGENQIKVESGTGLTLYVTNYPPTADESYMHNLFKDCGEIFSIRWPSLKFNTHRRFCYITFRKVEAAAAATKLDGNLLENKFKLVAKYSDPAAKKQREGATAEGRELHITSLDSSLKEDDLQEVFGKYGKVESVRILRTFKGESKGAGFIVFEKKDEANAALELDKTKLKSSILHVELTQARNYKPIATSKEKGTSASPAPDADGDIAMSPASTTENPHKNQHALHQPSEGANRTITLLNVPDTVNDARIRAIAEPFGTIVKVVLRPDHQGAIVEFEDVNSAGKASLGLENHEIAPGRKLRTGGMKDLFAQSSEFKSDRIVVGQNGKKEKEKAGASTGTGTGAGSSTSNFMQPSVPIRRPGGGRGGLGQKRGLGFSGGKKPASVPATDTGSDTNAKPKSNADFKKMFLSGGKE from the coding sequence ATGGAACAATCACCTGTTGGCGAAGAAGAGTGGTTGGCGCTCGTAGATGAGGCCAGCAGAAACGCGAGAGATTTGGAGCAGCGCATTAAAGTTGTCGAATTATACGATCGCGCAATACGGGCAGAACCTTGGAGCAACCCGCTTTGGTTGGCAAGATGCGACTGGGTCTTGTCATTATACACAGATTGTCGGGATCCAGATGCAGGATGGCCAGAAGATGAGCGACTCGTCGGACAGGAGCTATTCACATTGCAAACAGCACAGGATCTTTGGCAGGAAGGCACTGCAGCTACGCAGTTTCGATTGAACGACAGTCATGAGCTATGGAATAGGTGGATTACTATTGAACTGGAGTTGCTTGCGAAAACTCCCACTCGTGAACAAGTAGAGCGCGTTCGCAAGATATTCTTCGATCGCCTCCAAATACCGCATGCTAAATGGGACGAGACTTCTCAGATGTTCTCGACATTTCTTACGAAATATGACGAGCCCTCTTATGAATCGACAATGGTGCAAGTTACACAGATGGGTAGTACTGCAAGATACCTGTATGAGCAGCGTGAACAGCACGAGCTCAAGCTTCAGCAGGCTGTTGCGGCTGGTGACAAGGAACACATAGCTTCTGTAATGAAGGAATATCTGGAATGGGAGACTTTTCAAACACTGACAAAGCCCAAAAAGGGTTTACCTCAAAGCCCCCAAATTCTGGTAATTGCCCTCTACGAGCGCGCATTAGCTTCCACGACACTGGGTCGGGATCCCGCAACTTGGGAAGACTACATTGCTTTCGTTCAACAGAGCTACGTTGTAAATCCAGATGCGCAGTTAGGCAGTCCTCTATACATTGTCCAGCGAGCTACCGCACATTGCCCTTGGTCAGGAAGCTTATGGGCGCGCTACATACTTTTTGCTGAAACGCAAAACTGGGATTTTTCTtcgattgaagatataaagcATGCTGCGACAAGTACTGGCGTATTGGATCGTGAAGAGACGATGGATGAGGTGATTGAGGTCTACACAGCTTGGTGTGGCTATCTCAGGCGTAACACGATCGGTAAAGCTTTAGAGgatgaagcttttgatgtGGCCGATGCTGGTCTGCCTGGTTCACTCGAGGCCGTTCAAGACTGGGGTCGAAGGCTCCACAAAAGAGAATACACAGATCCCTCGTTCAGAATCGAAAGGATAATGATTCAGTACCTCACTCAGAAAGGATCAATCGAGGAAGCTCGTGAGTTTTGGAAGAGACTTGCGCATACTCATCAGAAAAGTTACGTGTTCTGGCAACAGTATTACTCGTGGGAAATGTCAGTCCGATATCTTAACGAATCATCCAGCTTACCCTCTATGGTCTTGTCTCGAGCTCTACGTACGAAAGATCTAGATTGGCCGGAAGCGATCATGGAACTTTACATCTCACATTGTAACAATTACGAAGATGCTCATACCTTGTTAGCAGCTAAAGACTTGGTTCGCAGACAGTTTCAGCTAGTTACTAAGCGCAGAGAAAAGTTGGCCATTGAGCAAGCAGAATTGTATGCTGctcagcaacagcaacaaatCGTTAGCCCGGAAGCGACAGATGAGGATTCTCCTGGAAATTCGAAGAGGAAGCGTGAGCCGACCTCAGAAGATACCACTGATGGTAATACCCACAAGAAGATAAAAAATGAGCAATCGACAGCTGATGCAGAGGTTTTACGTCAACAGCATTTGACAAGGGATCGCGAGAATACTACCGTAATAGTCACCAATCTACCACCCGAGGTCACCCAAACCAAAGTAAGACAATACTTCAAAGAATACGGTCATATCAATAGCTTGACACTCAAGACCGAAGCGGACAAGCTTTCCTCTACCTGTTTGATCGAATTCCGTTCCAATGACGATGTCCAATCGGCATTTCTCCGTGATGGGAAGTTCTTTGGTGAGAATCAAATTAAAGTAGAGTCCGGCACTGGTTTGACTCTTTATGTCACTAATTATCCACCTACTGCTGATGAAAGTTATATGCATAATCTTTTCAAGGATTGTGGGGAGATATTCAGTATCCGATGGCCAAGTCTCAAATTCAACACGCATCGTCGATTTTGCTATATTACCTTTCGTAAAGTTGAAGCTGCTGCGGCAGCCACCAAGCTCGACGGAAACTTGCTCGAgaacaaattcaaactcGTGGCAAAATATTCCGATCCTGCTGCGAAGAAACAACGAGAGGGTGCCACAGCAGAAGGTCGGGAACTACACATAACTAGCCTCGATTCGAGCTTGAAAGAGGATGATTTGCAGGAGGTGTTTGGAAAGTATGGCAAGGTTGAATCTGTCAGAATCTTGAGAACATTCAAAGGGGAGAGCAAGGGTGCAGGGTTCATTGTCTTTGAGAAAAAGGACGAAGCTAACGCTGCACTTGAATTGGATAAAACCAAGTTGAAATCCTCCATTCTTCATGTCGAACTGACGCAAGCGAGAAATTATAAGCCCATCGCAACCAGTAAAGAAAAGGGAACGTCAGCATCTCCAGCTCCAGACGCTGATGGAGATATTGCGATGTCTCCTGCTTCTACTACAGAAAATCCTCACAAGAATCAACATGCTTTACATCAACCATCAGAAGGTGCCAATCGAACCATCACCTTACTCAATGTCCCTGATACGGTGAATGACGCAAGAATCCGTGCAATTGCAGAGCCTTTTGGCACTATCGTCAAAGTTGTACTTCGTCCAGATCATCAAGGTGCAATCGTCGAGTTCGAAGATGTCAATTCCGCAGGTAAAGCATCTCTCGGTCTCGAGAATCATGAGATAGCACCAGGTCGCAAATTAAGAACAGGAGGAATGAAAGATCTTTTCGCGCAGTCCTCTGAGTTTAAAAGTGATCGCATTGTAGTTGGacaaaatggaaagaaggaaaaggagaaagcgGGTGCGAGTACGGGAACAGGAACAGGAGCAGGCTCAAGCACGAGTAATTTCATGCAACCCAGTGTACCAATCAGAAGACCAGGTGGAGGAAGGGGTGGATTGGGACAAAAGAGAGGATTGGGATTTTCGGGTGGGAAAAAGCCAGCGTCAGTGCCGGCAACAGATACAGGTTCGGATACTAATGCAAAACCAAAAAGTAATGCGGATTTCAAGAAGATGTTTTTGAGTGGTGGAAaggaatga